The segment CAAATATTCCAGCGCCTGGCCGACGGTGGTGAGCTTTTCAGCTTCTTCGTCGGGAATTTCGAGGTCGAATTCCTCTTCGAACGCCATCACCAGCTCGACCGTGTCCAGAGAATCTGCACCAAGGTCTTCGATAAAACTGGCTTCATTGGTCACCTGGGCGGCGTCAACACCGAGCTGATCCACGATGATCTGCTTGACTTTGCTTTCAATATCAGCCATTCGTTTTCACTCCTCAATTCTTGATTGAAAGATTTGTTGGTTACTGAATTGTCGCTTATGATCTTCGTTGTTGCACAAAGTAAATTCACGTGCCAAAATTTTTCACGCCATCACCAAACCGCCGTCGATATTCAACACTTGCCCGGTGATGTAATCGGCCTCGGCCGAAGCCAGAAATAAAACCAGGCCGGCAACCTCGTCGCTCGTGCCAATCCGTCCCAGTGGAACAGATTGCAGCAGCGATTCCTTCACCGCTTCCGCGAGTCCGGAGGTCAAATCCGTCTCGATATAGCCGGGCGCAACCGCATTGACCTGAATGTTGCGGCTTGCCAATTCGCGCGCGACCGATTTGGTCAGGCCGATCACGCCGGCTTTTGCTGCGCAGTAGTTGGCTTGGCCGCGGTTGCCCATTTGCGCCACCACGGAGGTCAGGTTGATGATCTTGCCGGAACGCTGCTTGACCATCACTTTGCTTGCCGCGCGTATGTGATTAAAAACGCCGGTCAGATTGGTGGCAACCACTTCGTTCCATTCGTCGTCGCGCATGCGCAAGAGAATATTGTCGCGCGTGATGCCGGCATTATTCACCAGAATATCGAGACGCCCGAATTCATCCACAATCGATTTGATCAAGCTATCAACCTCGGCAGCGGCGCTGGCATTTGCTGCCCGCGCGGCAGCCTTGCCGCCTTGCTGGCGAATTTCTTCCGCCACTTTTTCCGCCGGCTCAAGATTGCGCCCGGTGAGCACAACTTGTGCGCCTTCACGGGCAAATCGTATGGCAATCGCTTTGCCGATACCGCGCGACCCGCCGGTAACAAGGGCAATTTTATTTTGAAGTTTTGACATATGTCAGCCGATAGTCATATGTAATTTGGAATCTCTCCATCACGAACGAACCGCAATCAAACAACTGAGCAACAAGCAAACGGACGCCAACACTATTTAGCTGCCCCGGCGAGCAGAGCCTGCACTTCCGCGACTGTGCCGGCGGTGATCACGGCATACTCTTTATTGATCCGTTTATTCAACCCGGCGAGCACTTTGCCGGGGCCAATTTCATAAAATGCTTCTGCGCCCTCGGCAATCATATTCTCAATCGTTGTGAACCAGCGCACCGGGCTAATGAGTTGCTGTCCCAGGCGCTCGCGCAACACGGCGGCTTGCTGCTCGGGCATTGCGGTAACGTTGGTGTAGACCGGGCAACGTGCCTCTTGAAAATGGGCGGCGGCAAGCGCCTGTTCCAAACCGGCGCGTGCGCCTGCCATCAGCGGGGAATGAAATGCGCCGCCCACGGCAAGCTGCTTCGCCAATTTTGCCCCGCGTTCCTTCGCCAACGCCATCGCTTTTTCAACTGCACCAACGTGCCCGGAAATTACAGTTTGCTCGCGTGAATTGAAATTCGCGGCTTGCACCACTTGGCCCTCGGCAGCCGATGTTGCCGTCACTTCGCTGCAAAGCGCTTCAACTTCCTCAGGCGCCAATCCCATGATGGCAGCCATGGTGCCGGGATTTTCAATGCCGGCTTGATGCATCAACTCGCCGCGCAGCTTGACCAACCGCAGCGCCTCCTGAAAGCTCAATGCGCCGGCGGCAACCAAGGCGGAGTATTCTCCCAGACTATGACCGGCTGCCATCGCAGGCAAAATATCTTTTTCCTGAAGCAGGCGCGCGACGATGGCGCTGTGAATCAAAATGGCCGGCTGCGTAATCGAGGTTTTCGTCAGCTCGTCCAGCGGGCCGTCAAAACAAATTTTTTGAATATCAAAGCCAAGCGCGTCATTGGCCTGCTGGAACA is part of the Cytophagia bacterium CHB2 genome and harbors:
- the acpP gene encoding acyl carrier protein, whose amino-acid sequence is MADIESKVKQIIVDQLGVDAAQVTNEASFIEDLGADSLDTVELVMAFEEEFDLEIPDEEAEKLTTVGQALEYLKKKMPA
- the fabG gene encoding 3-oxoacyl-[acyl-carrier-protein] reductase; amino-acid sequence: MSKLQNKIALVTGGSRGIGKAIAIRFAREGAQVVLTGRNLEPAEKVAEEIRQQGGKAAARAANASAAAEVDSLIKSIVDEFGRLDILVNNAGITRDNILLRMRDDEWNEVVATNLTGVFNHIRAASKVMVKQRSGKIINLTSVVAQMGNRGQANYCAAKAGVIGLTKSVARELASRNIQVNAVAPGYIETDLTSGLAEAVKESLLQSVPLGRIGTSDEVAGLVLFLASAEADYITGQVLNIDGGLVMA
- the fabD gene encoding ACP S-malonyltransferase, encoding MSQKVAFIFPGQASQFVGMAKDLFEEYAVAREMFQQANDALGFDIQKICFDGPLDELTKTSITQPAILIHSAIVARLLQEKDILPAMAAGHSLGEYSALVAAGALSFQEALRLVKLRGELMHQAGIENPGTMAAIMGLAPEEVEALCSEVTATSAAEGQVVQAANFNSREQTVISGHVGAVEKAMALAKERGAKLAKQLAVGGAFHSPLMAGARAGLEQALAAAHFQEARCPVYTNVTAMPEQQAAVLRERLGQQLISPVRWFTTIENMIAEGAEAFYEIGPGKVLAGLNKRINKEYAVITAGTVAEVQALLAGAAK